The nucleotide sequence GTACAGGTGGTATCGGTAGCTCCGGCGGCGGGCATCGTGGGTGGCGTGAAAGTCCGGGCTGACGTCCGCGCTCGCCCACGCCCGGACCGTCGCGGGGAGCGTCCCGTTCAGCGCGGCGGGCGAGAGCCAGTCGGGCGCCTCGAAGGCGACGGTCTGGGCGAGCGCCGAGACGCCCGCGTCGGTCCGCCCTGCGGCGGCGTAGCCCGCCGGCGGCGCCGCCAGGTCGAGGTCACGGAGCGCGTCGAACAGCGCGTCCTCGACGGTCGGCCGGTCGGGCTGTCGCTGGAACCCCGAGTACGGCCGGCCGTCGTAGGCGATCCGGAAGGCGCGTCGCGGCATCGACGGGGGTCGGGCGCCCCGGCAGTTAACCCCTACGCGAAGTCGTCGTAGGTCGGCCGGTCGTGGTCGCCCGGGAAGGCGTCGACGGGTGCGGTCGTCTGGTCGCCGCTCTCCATCTCCTTGACCGTCACCTCGCCGTTCTCCAGGTCGCGCTCGCCGACGATGACGACCGTCTCGGCGTTGACGCCGTCGGCGTAGGACATCTGCGCGCCGAAGCTCCGGTCCGCGAGGTCCGACTCGACGACGTGGCCCCGCTCCCGGAGGTCACGGGCCACCCGCGCGGCCGTCTCCCGGGTGTCACCCACCGAGAGGACGTAGTAGTCCGTCGCGAGCGCCTCGTCGGGCCAGACGCCCGCCCGCTGGAGGAGCAAGGAGAGCGTGGCGTGGCCGGGTGCGACGCCAACGGCCGGCGTCGGCTGCCCGCCGTAGCTCTCGATCAGGTCGTCGTACCGCCCGCCGCCGAACACCGCCCGGGACACCTCGCCCTGCGTGTCGAAACACTCGAAGACGGTGCCGGTGTAGTAATCCAGTCCCCGGGCCGTCTCCAGGGAGACGCTGCAGTACTCCCGGACGCCGAAGTCCGCGGCGGCGTCGAGGACGTTCCGCAGGTTCCCCACCGCCGCCGCGACGTCGTCGGTGCCGGCGAAGGCCGTGAGGTCGTCGAGGTCGTCGGTCGCCAGCAGTTCGTCGAACCGCTCGGCCTGGTCGTAGGAGAGGCCGGCCTCGTGGAGCAGGTCGTAATACTGAGCCGGCTCGATCTTCTCGGATTTGTCGACCGCACGAACCGCCTCTCGAACCCGTACGTCGGCGTCGAACGCCCGGAGGAGGCCGCCGAGGATGTCGCGGTGGGAGACCCGGAACTCGAAGTCGTCGCCGGAGAGGCCGAGCGCGGTCAGGGCGTCGGCCGCGTACGCCAGAATCTCCGCGTCGGCCGTCGGCTCCGCCGACCCGAAGACGTCGACGTTCGTCTGGTAGAACTCGCGGAACCGCCCCTGCTGGACCTGCTCGTACCGCCAGAAGGGCCGCGTCGACATCCACTTGATCGGCTTCTGGAGCTCCTGGCCCTTCGCGACGACCATCCGCGCCACCGTCGGCGTCAACTCCGGCGTCATGGCGACGTGGCGGCCGCCCTTGTCCTCGAAGGCGTACAGTTCCTCGACGATCTCCTCGCCGCTCTTGTCGGTGTAGAGATCGACGGCCTCCAGCGCCGGGGTGCCGATCTCCCGGAACCCGTACCGCCGGGCGGTCTCCTCCAGCGTGTCCGCCACCGCCCGCCTGGCGGCCATCTCCTCGGGGTAGAAGTCACGGAACCCCTTCAGTCGGTCGTACATACCGCGTCGTCGTCGCCCGCCGCGCTTGAAACCTGCCCTTTGGGAAGCGGAAGCCCTTGCTCCCACACGGAGGCTAAGGCCCCCCGCCGGCGACGCCCGGCCTATGTCGCTCGTCTCCGCGTTCACCTCGGCCGTCCTCCCCATCGTGGCGGTCATGGCCCTGGGGTATACGCTCGCGGCCGCCCTCGACGTCGAGGTCGACTCGCTCAACGACGTCGCCCTCTATCTCTTTCTCCCCGCGCTCATCTTCCACAGCATCGTCACGACGACGCTCTCCGGCGACACCGTCGCGCTCATCTTCGCCGGGGTCGGCCTCTTCGTGATCGTCACGATGGGGCTGGTCGAACTCCTCGACCGCCTGCTCGGCGTCCCCGAACCCTACCGGAGCGCGGACGTCCTCGCGGGGGCGCTCCCCAACGCCGGCTTCTACGGCATCCCGCTCGCGGAGTTCGCCTTCGGCGACGTGGGCCGGACCACGGCCGTCATCTACATCACCGCCCAGGCGTTCCTGATGTACACCCTCGGCGTCTACGTCGCCTCCCGGGGCGGCGGCGAGGCCGGCATCGGCGCGGTCAAGGAGATATTCCGCCTGCCGCTCGTCTACGCCATCGCCGTCGCCGGCACCGTCCGCCTCCTCGGGATCGCCCCGCCGACCGACGGGACGTTCATGTCCACCGTCAGCCTCGTCGGCGACGCCTCAATCCCCCTGATGCTCGTCATCGTCGGGGTCCAACTCTACGGCTTGGAGTACGGCAACGTCCGCCGGGTGATCCGCCCCTCGATCGTCAAACTCGTCGTCGCCCCGCTGACGGGCCTCGCCGTCGCGCTCGCCCTCGGGAAGTTCGGCGACGTCGCCGTCGCCCGGGTGTTCGTCCTGCTCTGTGCGACGCCCGTCGCGCTCATCCCCCTCGCGCTCACCCTCTCGTACAGCGACGTGGACGACCGCGACGGCCTCTCGGCCTCCGAGTATCTCACCATGACCATCTTCGTCACGACCGTCGCCAGCGTCCCGGTGTTGACCGTGCTGATCACGCTCCTGCAGGACGGCGTCGTGCTGTGACCGCCTGAACGCTTTTGCCCGCCCGGACGCTTGCCACGGACGATGTCAACGTCGCGAGCGACCGTCCGCGGTGCGATCAGGGGCATGGGTCAGCGAGCCAATCCCGCCTTCGCCGCCGGCGCCGTCGCCGTCCCCGTCGGCGCCCTCGCCTACGCCCTCCTCGCCGCCCCCGTCGTCCACCACATCTACGTCCACGTGATGGCCGGCGTGCTGTGGACGGGCATCGACCTCTTCATGGCGCTCGTCCTCGGTCCCGTCCTCGGTGGCCTGTCCGTCGAGGAGCGTGCCAGCGTCTTCCGGCGATTCACGCCGAAGATGGCCTTCCTCATGCCGTCGCTCGCCCTGGTCACCATCGTCGGCGGGGTCACCCTCGCCGAGCGGCTGGGCGTCTTCCCCCACGCCCAGCCGTGGATCGCCCTCCTGACGCTCGCGACCACCGTCCCCGCGCTCCTCCTCGTCGGCTGGCAGTTCGACGCCCTCGACGACCCCCGGTGGCTGGTCGCCTTCGCCGTCGCGCTCCTCGGCGGCGGCGCCTACCTCGCCGTCACCGCCGACGCCTTCGGGCTGACCTCCCCGATCATCCTGCTCACGCTCGCCATCGTCAC is from Haloplanus salinarum and encodes:
- a CDS encoding AEC family transporter; the encoded protein is MSLVSAFTSAVLPIVAVMALGYTLAAALDVEVDSLNDVALYLFLPALIFHSIVTTTLSGDTVALIFAGVGLFVIVTMGLVELLDRLLGVPEPYRSADVLAGALPNAGFYGIPLAEFAFGDVGRTTAVIYITAQAFLMYTLGVYVASRGGGEAGIGAVKEIFRLPLVYAIAVAGTVRLLGIAPPTDGTFMSTVSLVGDASIPLMLVIVGVQLYGLEYGNVRRVIRPSIVKLVVAPLTGLAVALALGKFGDVAVARVFVLLCATPVALIPLALTLSYSDVDDRDGLSASEYLTMTIFVTTVASVPVLTVLITLLQDGVVL
- the hisS gene encoding histidine--tRNA ligase — translated: MYDRLKGFRDFYPEEMAARRAVADTLEETARRYGFREIGTPALEAVDLYTDKSGEEIVEELYAFEDKGGRHVAMTPELTPTVARMVVAKGQELQKPIKWMSTRPFWRYEQVQQGRFREFYQTNVDVFGSAEPTADAEILAYAADALTALGLSGDDFEFRVSHRDILGGLLRAFDADVRVREAVRAVDKSEKIEPAQYYDLLHEAGLSYDQAERFDELLATDDLDDLTAFAGTDDVAAAVGNLRNVLDAAADFGVREYCSVSLETARGLDYYTGTVFECFDTQGEVSRAVFGGGRYDDLIESYGGQPTPAVGVAPGHATLSLLLQRAGVWPDEALATDYYVLSVGDTRETAARVARDLRERGHVVESDLADRSFGAQMSYADGVNAETVVIVGERDLENGEVTVKEMESGDQTTAPVDAFPGDHDRPTYDDFA